Sequence from the Deltaproteobacteria bacterium genome:
ATCCCCATTATCGCCATGACGGCCTATGCCATGACCGGAGACCGGGAACGGTTCTTGGACATGGGCATGAACGGCTATGTGGCCAAGCCGGTCAGCCTGGAAGCGTTGTTGCCGGCTATCGAAGCCGCCTTGAGGAATTGAGGTCTCGGGCCCTGTCGGCCAAAATGTGGCGCCGGCAGGGTGGTTGGTGAACAAACAGCGCGGGGAGCCCCAGGGCTCCCCGCGCTGTTTGTGGACGGGCGGAATCAGTCGATGGTGCCCGGGGCGTCCAGGGCATCGGTTTCGACGGGGGTGACGCGGGCCTTGAGGAAGAAGATCACGAAGGTGACCACGGCCACGGCGACGCCAATGGGGTAGCCGGCGGCGGTGGCCAGCTTGAGCGGGAATTCCGGGGCCACGCAGAGGTAGGTGGCGCAGACGGCGGTCATGAACACGGCCGGAACGCTGGCGATCCAGTGCGGCTT
This genomic interval carries:
- a CDS encoding response regulator, whose protein sequence is IPIIAMTAYAMTGDRERFLDMGMNGYVAKPVSLEALLPAIEAALRN